Sequence from the Actinomyces slackii genome:
CGACAGCGCGGACCCCTACGAGCGGGGGAGGATGATCGGCGCCCGGGCCAAGACATGGATCGACGGATCCCTGGAGCTCTACACCCGCGTCTTCGAGCACTACACGGGGCTGGAGTGGCCCCGCGTCGTCGAGCATGCCCAGGCGTTCCGCGCCGTGATCAGCGACTACTCACCAGCCATTCTCGCTGAGATCGATGGCATGGCTGATGGCGCAGGAGTGGGGCGGGGAGACATCCTCGCGCTCAACGTTCGGTCCGAGATCATGTTTGGCCTCAAGATCACACCGCCGGCCGAGTGCACCTCGTTCTTCGCCGCCGCGGAGGCGACAGCGGACGGCCATGTGCTCATGGGGCAGAACTGGGACTGGAAACCGGGGTGCTTGAGCACCACGATCCTTCTCGACGTCGATCAGGGGCCCGACGCCCCCGGGTACATGACGATCGTCGAGGCCGGCCTGCTGGCCAAGACCGGGTTCAACTCCGCGGGGGTCGGGCTGGCCACCAACACGCTCATCTCACCGTTCGACAAGGGTGAGCCAGGGATCCCGTACCACGTGCTGCTCCGTG
This genomic interval carries:
- a CDS encoding C45 family autoproteolytic acyltransferase/hydolase encodes the protein MGSEHSAAPAMMPVITVDSADPYERGRMIGARAKTWIDGSLELYTRVFEHYTGLEWPRVVEHAQAFRAVISDYSPAILAEIDGMADGAGVGRGDILALNVRSEIMFGLKITPPAECTSFFAAAEATADGHVLMGQNWDWKPGCLSTTILLDVDQGPDAPGYMTIVEAGLLAKTGFNSAGVGLATNTLISPFDKGEPGIPYHVLLRAVLNCTTVAQAEDLLARAACSASANYLLADAAGSAVSVETWPGQRGALARVHADQGTIGHSNCFVCDVGFDDVGAQEIPDGPERVRQVCDLLAGARGRLNVRTLHQICQSHGDLHPNSICRHPDESLEPIAQLMTVASVIYDLTDRIAHVCLGTPCTAERRPYRPRFAMREA